The following coding sequences lie in one Streptomyces xiamenensis genomic window:
- a CDS encoding GvpL/GvpF family gas vesicle protein, translating to MDQVYAYGIVRTGHRLPPGATGVGSPPEPLRALPVGQLTAVVSAAPAGLLARRRDLLAHQETLLGLAAEGPVIPMRFGSVAPDEETLRTRLADAPQEQLALLERLDGRVEMNLKALVLEDGLSELLREDNQVRRLHRESRARPGYESSIRLGQAIAEGLGRRAARAAARTLERVGALAEATAAGPEIEGCVLNMSFLLGRDAQEEFRAAVESCSAAYRGQVELRLSGPLPCFSFTGVPAAPERARPRARAGPRAGRAPDPATTSARSAPTTPGA from the coding sequence ATGGACCAGGTCTACGCGTACGGCATCGTCCGCACCGGACACCGGCTGCCGCCCGGGGCGACGGGGGTGGGCAGCCCTCCCGAACCCCTGCGCGCCCTGCCGGTGGGCCAGCTGACCGCCGTGGTCAGCGCCGCCCCGGCCGGACTGCTGGCCCGGCGCCGCGATCTGCTCGCCCACCAGGAGACGTTGCTGGGGCTGGCGGCCGAAGGCCCCGTCATCCCGATGCGGTTCGGCTCCGTCGCCCCGGACGAGGAGACCCTCCGCACCCGGCTGGCCGACGCGCCGCAGGAACAACTGGCGCTCCTGGAACGGCTGGACGGCCGGGTCGAGATGAACCTGAAGGCTCTCGTGCTGGAGGACGGCCTGTCCGAACTCCTGCGGGAGGACAACCAGGTGCGTCGGCTGCACCGGGAGTCCAGAGCACGGCCGGGATACGAGAGCAGCATCAGGCTCGGCCAGGCCATCGCGGAGGGCCTGGGCCGGCGCGCGGCCAGGGCGGCGGCCCGCACCCTGGAACGGGTGGGGGCGCTGGCCGAGGCGACTGCCGCCGGGCCGGAGATCGAGGGTTGCGTCCTCAACATGTCCTTCCTTCTCGGCCGGGACGCGCAGGAGGAGTTCCGGGCGGCCGTCGAGTCCTGCTCCGCCGCGTATCGCGGGCAGGTCGAGCTGCGGTTGTCCGGGCCGTTGCCCTGCTTCAGCTTTACCGGGGTCCCGGCCGCGCCGGAGCGGGCACGCCCTCGCGCCAGAGCCGGCCCCCGCGCCGGCCGGGCCCCGGATCCGGCCACCACGTCCGCCCGTTCCGCTCCCACCACCCCGGGGGCCTGA
- a CDS encoding gas vesicle protein GvpG: MGLLTEILLLPLAPVRATAWFAGRIADAAEEELYDPAPLMARLRELHRALEDGEIDEEEFEAGEERLLLAIQQRQDPDHPSPPPVTD; this comes from the coding sequence ATGGGTCTGCTCACCGAGATCCTGCTGCTGCCTCTGGCCCCCGTCCGGGCGACCGCCTGGTTCGCCGGCCGCATCGCCGACGCCGCCGAGGAGGAGCTGTACGACCCGGCCCCGCTGATGGCGCGGCTGCGGGAACTCCACCGCGCGCTGGAGGACGGCGAGATCGACGAGGAGGAGTTCGAGGCCGGGGAGGAGCGGTTGCTGCTCGCCATCCAGCAGCGACAGGACCCCGACCACCCCTCCCCGCCCCCTGTCACCGACTGA
- a CDS encoding gas vesicle protein: MTSTRRTLQPLEAYEPLEPYPPRTANLADILERILDKGVVIAGDIKIDLLDIELLTIRVRLFISSVDTARKAGIDWWETEPALSSRAARDALYDENKRLRERLCELETTSDHRRDRHKESETA, from the coding sequence ATGACCTCGACCCGCCGGACGCTTCAGCCCCTGGAGGCGTACGAGCCGCTGGAGCCGTACCCGCCCCGCACCGCCAACCTCGCCGACATCCTGGAGCGGATCCTCGACAAGGGCGTGGTCATCGCGGGCGACATCAAAATCGACCTGCTCGACATCGAACTGCTGACCATCCGCGTCCGGTTGTTCATCTCCTCCGTCGACACCGCGCGCAAGGCCGGCATCGACTGGTGGGAGACCGAGCCCGCGCTCTCCTCCCGGGCCGCCCGCGACGCCCTGTACGACGAGAACAAGCGGCTCCGGGAACGGCTGTGCGAACTGGAGACCACCAGCGATCACCGGCGCGACCGGCACAAGGAGTCCGAGACCGCATGA
- a CDS encoding alpha/beta fold hydrolase — MPICTTRDGVDIFYKDWGSGRPVVFIHGWPLSGDAWQDQLKAVADAGFRGLAHDRRGHGRSTPVFDGYDFDTFADDLNDLLTGLDLRDVTLVAHSMGGGELARYIGRHGTGRIRSAVLLSAITPLMSRSRGNAEGVPDEVFDQIKQGILDERSQFWKDTAEGFFGANRPGNKVTQGNKDAFWLMAMDETIQGGVACVDAFAYTDFTEDLKKFDIPTLVVHGDDDQVVPFAATGVKSAELIDDATLTVYEGGSHGIAMVRGDKERFNADLIEFLAR, encoded by the coding sequence ATGCCCATCTGCACCACTCGCGACGGCGTCGACATCTTCTACAAGGACTGGGGAAGCGGCCGGCCGGTCGTCTTCATCCACGGCTGGCCGCTCAGCGGCGACGCCTGGCAGGACCAGCTGAAGGCGGTGGCCGATGCCGGCTTCCGGGGCCTCGCGCACGACCGGCGCGGGCACGGACGTTCCACCCCCGTCTTCGACGGCTATGACTTCGACACCTTCGCGGACGACCTGAACGATCTGCTCACCGGCCTTGACCTGCGGGACGTCACGCTGGTGGCGCACTCGATGGGCGGCGGTGAACTCGCCCGCTACATCGGCCGGCACGGCACCGGCCGGATCCGCTCGGCCGTCCTGCTGTCCGCGATCACCCCGCTGATGAGCCGGTCGCGCGGCAACGCCGAGGGCGTACCGGACGAGGTCTTCGACCAGATCAAGCAGGGCATCCTGGACGAGCGCTCGCAGTTCTGGAAGGACACGGCCGAGGGATTCTTCGGCGCGAACCGGCCCGGCAACAAGGTCACGCAGGGCAACAAGGACGCGTTCTGGCTCATGGCGATGGACGAGACGATCCAGGGCGGGGTGGCCTGTGTGGACGCCTTCGCCTACACGGACTTCACGGAGGACCTGAAGAAGTTCGACATCCCCACCCTCGTGGTGCACGGCGACGACGACCAGGTGGTGCCCTTCGCCGCCACCGGCGTGAAATCCGCCGAACTGATCGACGACGCCACCCTCACGGTGTACGAGGGCGGCTCGCACGGCATCGCCATGGTCCGCGGGGACAAGGAGCGGTTCAACGCCGACCTGATCGAGTTCCTCGCCCGCTGA
- a CDS encoding gas vesicle protein, whose translation MPSSETIPWQGEQGPYGPIGVPLVDLLDRVMATGVVISGDVVIAIAEVPLVRLSLHALLSSVSDRMPAPWADGGPW comes from the coding sequence ATGCCGTCCTCTGAGACGATCCCCTGGCAGGGCGAGCAGGGCCCGTACGGGCCGATCGGGGTGCCGCTGGTGGACCTGCTGGACCGGGTGATGGCCACCGGCGTGGTGATCAGCGGCGATGTGGTGATCGCGATCGCCGAGGTGCCGCTGGTGCGGCTGTCCCTGCACGCGCTGCTGTCCTCGGTCAGCGACCGGATGCCGGCGCCCTGGGCGGACGGTGGGCCGTGGTGA
- a CDS encoding SRPBCC family protein: MAKSQEATQTSDGGVSGSLERLREELTGYLGARAHHLTRAAGHRVQHMAGRLAGAPASGARNLVKEAAVEPVKKAAIDPVKKVIPGMGGGDEGEKGEGGDGKGEADGMKSTFIIETVDVGVPLSVCYNHWTSFEGFGKFMKGVQNVERSDDTESDWRAKIGPSTRTWKATTQEQVPDERVEWTSEGSKGTTRGVVSFHELTPRLTRIVVVVEYTPAGFFEKTANIWRAQGRRLRLDLKRFQSHVTLAAAEDEPEGWRGEIREGEVVRGPEDEEPEDQEENEDEDAEGEWEDEDEEEEEEEGEEGEDDEEEEDEGKGKRKGRKRGRR; encoded by the coding sequence ATGGCGAAGTCCCAAGAAGCGACGCAGACGTCCGACGGCGGCGTGAGCGGCAGCCTGGAACGGCTGCGGGAAGAACTCACCGGCTACCTCGGCGCCCGCGCCCACCACCTGACCCGGGCGGCGGGCCACCGGGTGCAGCACATGGCGGGGCGGCTCGCCGGCGCACCCGCCTCGGGAGCCCGCAACCTGGTGAAGGAAGCGGCGGTCGAACCGGTGAAGAAGGCGGCGATCGATCCGGTGAAGAAGGTCATCCCGGGAATGGGCGGCGGCGACGAAGGGGAGAAGGGGGAGGGCGGGGACGGCAAGGGCGAGGCCGACGGGATGAAGTCCACCTTCATCATCGAAACCGTCGACGTCGGCGTGCCGCTGAGCGTGTGCTACAACCACTGGACCTCGTTCGAGGGGTTCGGCAAGTTCATGAAGGGTGTGCAGAACGTCGAGCGCTCGGACGACACCGAGAGCGACTGGCGGGCCAAGATCGGCCCGTCCACCCGTACCTGGAAGGCGACCACTCAGGAGCAGGTGCCCGACGAGCGCGTGGAATGGACCTCGGAGGGCTCCAAGGGCACCACCCGGGGTGTGGTGTCCTTCCACGAACTGACGCCCCGGCTCACCAGAATCGTGGTGGTCGTCGAGTACACCCCGGCCGGCTTCTTCGAGAAGACCGCCAACATCTGGCGCGCACAGGGCCGTCGGCTGCGGCTCGATCTGAAACGGTTCCAGAGCCATGTGACGCTCGCCGCCGCCGAGGACGAACCCGAGGGCTGGCGCGGGGAGATCAGGGAGGGCGAGGTGGTCCGCGGGCCCGAGGACGAGGAGCCGGAGGACCAGGAGGAGAACGAGGACGAGGACGCGGAAGGGGAGTGGGAGGACGAGGACGAGGAAGAAGAAGAAGAGGAAGGCGAAGAGGGCGAGGACGACGAGGAAGAAGAGGACGAGGGCAAGGGCAAGCGCAAGGGCCGGAAGCGAGGCCGCCGATGA
- the gvpJ gene encoding gas vesicle protein GvpJ, protein MSTTTTTYREDVACVPRTGTLYDVIDIILDRGMVIDVFLRVSLVGIEIVKIDIRIVIASVDTYLRFAEACNRLDLEADSRSRTVPELFGGMGGGGGMVRKAGEKGAKKAAEAGEKKVKGVAGRTKKAMGGAKDKVKSAIPGAD, encoded by the coding sequence ATGAGCACGACCACGACCACCTATCGCGAGGATGTCGCGTGCGTGCCCCGCACCGGCACGCTCTACGACGTCATCGACATCATTCTCGACCGGGGCATGGTCATCGATGTCTTTCTGCGGGTCTCACTGGTCGGAATCGAGATCGTCAAGATCGACATAAGGATCGTCATCGCCAGCGTCGACACCTATCTGCGGTTCGCCGAGGCATGCAACCGCCTGGACCTGGAGGCGGACAGCCGCAGCCGTACCGTCCCCGAGCTGTTCGGCGGCATGGGCGGCGGTGGCGGCATGGTCCGCAAGGCGGGCGAGAAGGGTGCCAAGAAGGCCGCCGAGGCCGGCGAGAAGAAGGTCAAGGGGGTCGCCGGCCGGACCAAGAAGGCGATGGGCGGGGCGAAGGACAAGGTCAAGAGCGCCATTCCGGGCGCCGACTGA
- a CDS encoding helix-turn-helix domain-containing protein: MTSSRHGPAFRAPAVGLLGARRAGRSGGAGAPSGAGGAARAFGRGCRRSGCPARCRSARWAPHCAGTVTVVPAAVAGPAGAGPCGWCGRRRWYGGGARLRPTMAGYDGGGSPVGSYTARRGARTGALVWCVVPDGPEHRVDPDGVLDLMWFRERLIVAGPDTRSMLARTRAGEVTWGLRLAPGVGHALFGVPAHELTDRRVVLSDLVRLPAYGGPSFGEDPAGALERVFVALWERAEPERRGLRRAAALDSAAREGLSVRETAELHGLSVRSLHRLSNRLFGYGPKTLQGIHRFQRGLHLARAGVPLRDAAATAGYADQAHFTREAKRLTGRTPGALTRAT; the protein is encoded by the coding sequence ATGACCTCATCTCGCCACGGTCCGGCCTTCCGCGCACCCGCAGTTGGGCTGTTGGGAGCGCGGAGAGCGGGCCGGTCGGGTGGTGCCGGGGCGCCGTCCGGCGCGGGCGGTGCGGCGAGAGCCTTCGGGCGCGGCTGCCGGCGGTCGGGGTGCCCCGCTCGTTGCCGATCCGCGCGGTGGGCTCCGCACTGCGCCGGGACGGTGACGGTGGTGCCGGCAGCGGTCGCGGGTCCGGCGGGCGCCGGCCCGTGCGGGTGGTGCGGGCGGCGACGGTGGTACGGAGGGGGCGCCCGCCTCCGTCCTACGATGGCCGGGTACGACGGAGGTGGATCGCCGGTGGGGAGCTACACCGCACGACGCGGGGCGCGGACGGGCGCGCTCGTGTGGTGTGTGGTCCCGGACGGCCCGGAGCATCGCGTCGATCCCGATGGCGTGCTGGATCTGATGTGGTTCCGGGAGCGCTTGATCGTGGCGGGCCCCGATACCCGGAGCATGCTCGCGCGGACCCGTGCCGGTGAGGTCACCTGGGGCCTGCGGCTGGCTCCCGGTGTGGGGCACGCGCTGTTCGGGGTGCCGGCGCACGAGCTGACGGACCGGCGCGTCGTGTTGTCCGACCTGGTGAGGCTTCCGGCCTACGGGGGCCCGTCGTTCGGTGAGGACCCGGCCGGTGCGCTGGAACGGGTCTTCGTCGCCCTGTGGGAGCGGGCGGAGCCGGAGCGCCGTGGCCTGCGGAGGGCGGCCGCGCTGGACAGCGCCGCTCGCGAGGGGCTGAGCGTGCGCGAGACGGCGGAGCTGCACGGTCTGTCGGTGCGCTCGCTGCACCGGCTGAGCAACCGGCTGTTCGGTTACGGGCCGAAGACGCTCCAGGGGATTCACCGCTTTCAGCGCGGTCTCCACCTGGCGCGGGCCGGTGTTCCGCTGCGTGACGCTGCGGCGACGGCCGGCTATGCCGACCAGGCGCACTTCACCCGGGAGGCCAAACGGCTCACCGGCCGGACACCGGGCGCGCTCACCCGGGCGACGTAG
- a CDS encoding GNAT family N-acetyltransferase, with protein sequence MHDYRIRTATDADLDEVRAVMLDTVYRDFGTGYVPHWHADIIDPGSFYLRPPRHTLLVAVDTHDGTVAATGALDARGPAHPPNPRWLADRYPSGETAQLRRVYVRPEHRRRGLAGRLVTELLDFAVRDGGYRSVYLHTNAHLCGAMALWQTLGKIVCDERVERPGAGSDVVHFELPLL encoded by the coding sequence GTGCATGATTACCGCATCAGAACGGCCACGGACGCGGACCTCGACGAGGTCAGGGCCGTGATGCTCGACACCGTGTACCGCGACTTCGGTACCGGATACGTGCCGCACTGGCACGCCGACATCATCGACCCGGGATCGTTCTACCTGCGCCCGCCCCGGCACACCCTGCTCGTCGCCGTGGACACGCACGACGGGACGGTCGCCGCCACCGGCGCGCTCGACGCCCGCGGACCGGCGCATCCCCCCAACCCGCGCTGGCTGGCCGACCGCTACCCCTCGGGCGAGACGGCGCAGCTGCGGCGCGTGTACGTACGCCCCGAGCACCGGCGGCGCGGCCTCGCCGGGCGGCTGGTGACCGAACTGCTCGACTTCGCCGTCCGGGACGGCGGCTACCGTTCCGTGTACCTGCACACGAACGCCCACCTGTGCGGCGCGATGGCCCTGTGGCAGACCCTGGGCAAGATCGTGTGTGACGAGCGGGTGGAACGGCCCGGCGCCGGCAGCGACGTCGTGCACTTCGAACTCCCCCTTCTCTGA
- a CDS encoding zinc-dependent alcohol dehydrogenase yields MKAAVWHGKRDVRVDEVPDPVLQQPTDALIRVTSTGLCGSDLHLYEVLGPFMTPGDILGHEPLGVVEEVGSEVTGIAPGDRVVVPFQIACGTCFMCRRGLQTQCETTQVRGQDSGAALFGYTKLYGSVPGAQAEYLRVPQAQYGPVKVPDGVPDDRYLYLSDVLPTAWQAVEQAAVPAGGSVAVLGLGPVGDMVCRVARFRGAGQVIGIDLVPDRLERAAARGVQTLDLEVHEDIAAAVRDLTAGRGPDAVIDAVGMEAHGGTGGAALQGLAGLLPSALAERMAGKAGVDRMAALYLAIDMVRRGGTIALSGLYGGMADPLPMLTLFDKQITLRMGQANVKHWVPEILPLLGEDDPLGVDDFATHHLPLERAPEAYDRFQLKETGKVVLRP; encoded by the coding sequence ATGAAGGCCGCCGTATGGCACGGCAAGCGCGACGTCCGGGTCGACGAGGTCCCCGACCCGGTGCTGCAGCAGCCCACCGACGCCCTGATACGCGTCACCTCCACCGGGCTGTGCGGCTCGGACCTCCACCTCTACGAGGTCCTGGGCCCGTTCATGACCCCGGGCGACATCCTGGGCCACGAGCCGCTGGGGGTGGTGGAGGAAGTCGGCTCCGAAGTGACCGGCATCGCGCCCGGGGACCGGGTGGTGGTGCCGTTCCAGATCGCCTGCGGCACCTGCTTCATGTGCCGGCGCGGACTGCAGACCCAGTGCGAGACCACCCAGGTACGCGGGCAGGACAGCGGTGCCGCGCTGTTCGGCTACACCAAGCTGTACGGGTCGGTGCCCGGCGCCCAGGCCGAGTATCTGCGCGTCCCGCAGGCGCAGTACGGCCCGGTCAAGGTCCCCGACGGGGTGCCGGACGACCGCTACCTGTATCTCTCCGATGTGCTGCCGACCGCCTGGCAGGCGGTGGAGCAGGCGGCGGTCCCGGCCGGCGGCAGCGTCGCCGTGCTGGGACTGGGGCCCGTCGGCGACATGGTCTGCCGCGTCGCCCGCTTCCGGGGCGCCGGTCAGGTCATCGGCATCGATCTGGTGCCGGACCGCCTGGAGCGGGCCGCGGCCCGCGGGGTGCAGACCCTCGATCTGGAGGTGCACGAGGACATCGCGGCGGCCGTCCGCGACCTCACCGCGGGGCGCGGGCCGGACGCGGTGATCGACGCGGTCGGGATGGAGGCCCACGGCGGGACCGGGGGCGCCGCGCTCCAGGGACTGGCCGGGCTGCTGCCGTCCGCGCTGGCCGAGCGGATGGCGGGAAAGGCGGGCGTGGACCGGATGGCCGCGCTCTACCTGGCCATCGACATGGTGCGGCGCGGCGGCACCATCGCGCTGAGCGGGCTCTACGGCGGCATGGCCGACCCGCTGCCGATGCTCACCCTGTTCGACAAGCAGATCACGCTGCGGATGGGGCAGGCCAATGTGAAGCACTGGGTGCCGGAGATCCTGCCGCTGCTCGGCGAGGACGATCCGCTGGGCGTGGACGACTTCGCCACCCACCACCTCCCCCTGGAGCGGGCCCCGGAGGCGTACGACCGGTTCCAGCTCAAGGAGACCGGCAAGGTCGTGCTCCGGCCCTGA
- a CDS encoding NADP-dependent oxidoreductase, producing the protein MPKAVLFDAYGGPEVLRVADVAVPEPEGDRVLVRVLAAAINPGEAMIREGLLHDRWPATFPSGQGSDLAGVVERTGPGAQGVATGDEVLGYTDERAGHAEYVSVPAGQLTAKPPNVPWEVAGSLAIAGSTGYACVRAVAAGPGDRVAVAGAAGGVGSIAAQLARHAGAEVIGIAGPAHHSWLSGRGIQPMGYGEGLEERLRAAGIDALIDTHGTGYVRLAIDLGVAPERVNTVADFTEGPRYGVRMDGASAATGAGVLAELAALVADGALEVPIAATYPLTEVRAAYEHLATGHIQGKIVLLP; encoded by the coding sequence ATGCCCAAGGCGGTGCTGTTCGACGCGTACGGCGGTCCCGAGGTGCTGCGGGTGGCGGACGTAGCCGTCCCCGAGCCGGAAGGGGACCGGGTGCTGGTGCGGGTGCTGGCCGCGGCCATCAACCCGGGCGAGGCGATGATCCGGGAAGGGCTCCTGCACGACCGGTGGCCGGCGACCTTCCCCTCGGGCCAGGGCAGCGACCTGGCCGGCGTGGTGGAACGGACGGGCCCCGGGGCGCAGGGGGTGGCGACCGGCGACGAGGTCCTGGGCTATACCGACGAGCGGGCCGGCCACGCCGAGTACGTCAGCGTGCCGGCCGGGCAGCTGACCGCCAAGCCGCCGAACGTGCCCTGGGAGGTGGCGGGTTCACTGGCCATCGCCGGCAGCACGGGGTACGCGTGCGTGCGCGCCGTCGCCGCCGGTCCCGGCGACCGGGTCGCGGTGGCCGGTGCCGCCGGGGGCGTGGGCTCGATCGCCGCGCAACTGGCGCGGCACGCCGGGGCGGAGGTGATCGGCATCGCCGGCCCCGCGCACCACTCCTGGCTGAGCGGGCGTGGGATCCAGCCGATGGGCTACGGCGAAGGACTGGAGGAGCGGCTGCGCGCCGCCGGGATCGACGCGCTGATCGACACGCACGGCACCGGCTATGTGCGGCTCGCCATCGATCTGGGCGTGGCACCCGAACGCGTCAACACCGTCGCCGACTTCACCGAGGGGCCGCGGTACGGGGTGCGGATGGACGGCGCGTCCGCCGCCACGGGCGCCGGGGTCCTCGCCGAACTGGCCGCGCTGGTGGCCGACGGCGCCCTGGAGGTGCCCATCGCCGCGACCTACCCCCTGACGGAGGTGAGGGCGGCCTACGAACACCTGGCCACCGGCCACATCCAGGGCAAGATCGTCCTGCTGCCCTGA
- a CDS encoding GvpL/GvpF family gas vesicle protein, whose protein sequence is MTEPTAHRPDDQSGSTVCVFAVCPASAAPVLSGVAGHTGGGPVRLLTAGPLAVVAQNVPAADFAPETLPERLGDPAELERCARDHHAVITAVARTAPVVPFPLATLYLSDERAVAAVAERARGFVRVLDRLRHRTEWGVKVTAAPGAPAPAAPELAAAPADGRAYLARVRGRQQEREERQEVAWRTAERVYAAVRRTAVAARRLRPQDPVLGGGGPRQLLNAALLLDHHRAAELRELAGTLAADPAIARHARIEVTGPWVPYSFARLDQCDEEERADAVL, encoded by the coding sequence ATGACCGAGCCCACGGCGCACCGCCCCGACGATCAATCCGGTTCCACCGTCTGCGTCTTCGCGGTCTGCCCCGCCTCCGCCGCCCCTGTGCTGAGCGGGGTCGCGGGGCACACGGGCGGTGGGCCGGTGCGCCTGCTGACGGCCGGGCCGCTGGCGGTGGTCGCCCAGAACGTACCGGCCGCCGACTTCGCCCCCGAGACGCTGCCCGAGCGGCTGGGCGACCCGGCCGAGCTGGAGCGCTGCGCCCGGGACCATCACGCCGTCATCACCGCCGTGGCCCGTACCGCGCCCGTCGTGCCCTTTCCCCTCGCCACGCTCTACCTCAGCGATGAGCGGGCCGTGGCGGCCGTCGCCGAGCGGGCGCGGGGCTTCGTCCGGGTCCTGGACCGGCTGCGGCACCGCACGGAGTGGGGGGTCAAGGTCACCGCGGCCCCCGGCGCACCGGCCCCGGCCGCGCCGGAGCTCGCCGCTGCCCCCGCCGACGGCCGCGCCTACCTCGCCCGGGTACGCGGCCGGCAGCAGGAGCGCGAGGAACGGCAGGAGGTGGCCTGGCGCACCGCCGAGCGGGTGTACGCCGCGGTACGCCGCACCGCTGTGGCCGCCCGCCGGCTGCGGCCACAGGATCCGGTTCTCGGCGGCGGCGGACCGCGCCAACTCCTCAACGCCGCCCTGCTGCTCGACCACCACCGGGCGGCGGAACTGCGCGAACTGGCCGGCACCCTGGCGGCCGACCCCGCGATCGCCCGGCACGCCCGGATCGAGGTGACCGGCCCGTGGGTCCCGTACTCCTTCGCCCGGCTCGACCAGTGCGACGAGGAGGAGCGCGCCGATGCCGTCCTCTGA
- a CDS encoding gas vesicle protein GvpO produces the protein MPHHSEKQRSAPVKGPIGAARRAGRRLSALTGHAVDGVSAVSPLEDGWRVRVDVIEVPRIPDTTSLMATYEVDLDHNGRLVQYERVRRYRRCATDD, from the coding sequence ATGCCTCACCACTCTGAGAAGCAGCGCTCCGCCCCGGTCAAGGGGCCCATCGGCGCGGCCCGCCGGGCCGGGCGGCGGTTGTCGGCCCTGACCGGCCACGCGGTGGACGGTGTCTCCGCCGTCAGCCCGCTCGAGGACGGGTGGCGGGTACGCGTCGACGTGATCGAGGTGCCCCGCATCCCGGACACCACCAGTCTCATGGCCACCTACGAGGTCGATCTCGACCACAACGGCCGGCTCGTGCAGTACGAGCGGGTGCGCCGCTACCGGCGCTGCGCCACCGACGACTAG
- a CDS encoding gas vesicle protein K: MDLDEGSVGRDLVALVLTVVELLRQLMERQALRRVDSGELSEEQIDRIGTTLMLLEQRMGELRTTFGLRPEDLNLDLGPLGSLLPRD, from the coding sequence ATGGATCTGGACGAGGGCTCGGTGGGCCGCGACCTGGTGGCGCTGGTGCTGACCGTGGTGGAGCTGTTGCGGCAGCTGATGGAACGGCAGGCGCTGCGCCGGGTGGACTCGGGCGAACTCTCCGAGGAGCAGATCGACCGCATCGGCACCACCTTGATGCTGCTGGAGCAGCGGATGGGCGAGCTCCGTACCACCTTCGGCCTGCGGCCCGAGGACCTGAACCTCGACCTGGGGCCGCTGGGCTCCCTGCTGCCCCGCGACTGA